The following coding sequences lie in one Miscanthus floridulus cultivar M001 chromosome 9, ASM1932011v1, whole genome shotgun sequence genomic window:
- the LOC136482951 gene encoding wall-associated receptor kinase 2-like produces the protein MPQMLRFLLSSALVIVSHLALILSTAAVSSMAPSPNCPSKCGSIDIPYPFGIGAECAWSGGEDNFTITCNHSFSPPRPYTGNIEITSISVEMGEMHVYALVASVCYNSYSTIDFDQGIIDWSLVPPFLISPTKNVFTAIGCDTLAFLQGGSNWNYFTGCISYCASLNDAALDGSTCTGLGCCQTSIPGNLSTIQVGWNTGNITMNNSAWDYSPCKHSFVAHKDWYKFSRQDLEGKGNDSFGNRVGDRDATLVLDWAIRGNGSCQKVLETSGVQMTAPACVSAHSYCEDLNATRGGGYLCKCSKGYMGNPYIHNGCTNINECTDPRYANTTANGPCGMYTKCKDTDGDFLCECIHNRKGDGKSEKGCYHYKFPPYAMVAVATIFAIVLACFAVILLQKRNQRKLVNKNGGKILAANGITIYTKREVDKITKRYSNRLGGGNFGDVFQGSIDGAPAQLVAVKCSVAAKVARRWQKMIQYMVPQHEQQHEQEEDGFVNEIIFQFKIRHTNVVKLIGCCLETDIPILVYELVSNGSLHDALHGTVKRCTLSLLKRLDIAIGSAEALTHMHSHGDHVHGDMKTANILLDKDLKPKVSDFGSSKLLSIDRYARAVAADRSYTDPVYMKTDRFTVKSDVYSFGIVLLELITRKTAKYDENKSLPLDFVKCFKDEGSGRSMYDREIFSGDDAQSHRNMKCLDMVGSLGVRCLKEDVEERPTMAEVLEELKQVKVIASGGSSCSEAF, from the exons ATGCCACAGATGCTGCGGTTTCTCCTTTCTTCAGCACTGGTGATAGTTTCCCATCTGGCCCTGATCCTGTCCACAGCCGCTGTCTCCAGTATGGCACCATCACCCAATTGCCCTAGCAAGTGCGGCAGCATAGACATTCCCTACCCATTCGGCATCGGCGCGGAGTGcgcttggtcaggtggtgaggatAACTTCACCATTACTTGCAACCATAGTTTTAGCCCTCCCAGACCATACACCGGGAACATCGAGATTACTAGCATCTCGGTGGAGATGGGGGAGATGCATGTCTATGCACTCGTTGCGTCTGTCTGCTACAACTCGTACAGCACCATCGATTTCGACCAAGGGATAATTGACTGGTCACTCGTCCCACCGTTTCTGATCTCGCCTACCAAAAACGTCTTCACGGCCATCGGCTGTGACACACTGGCGTTTCTGCAAGGCGGGTCCAATTGGAACTACTTCACCGGCTGCATCAGCTACTGCGCGAGCTTGAATGATGCAGCTCTTGACGGAAGCACTTGCACGGGGCTTGGCTGCTGCCAGACGTCAATCCCGGGCAACCTTAGCACGATACAGGTCGGCTGGAACACCGGTAACATCACCATGAATAATTCTGCCTGGGATTACAGCCCCTGTAAACATTCCTTCGTGGCCCATAAAGACTG GTACAAATTCAGCCGGCAAGACCTGGAAGGTAAGGGAAACGATAGCTTCGGCAATCGAGTTGGAGACAGAGATGCCACGTTGGTTCTTGATTGGGCCATCAGGGGTAACGGGTCCTGCCAGAAGGTGCTGGAGACAAGTGGCGTACAAATGACAGCTCCCGCCTGTGTCAGCGCACACAGCTACTGCGAAGACCTCAACGCCACACGAGGGGGCGGATACCTGTGCAAGTGCTCAAAGGGATACATGGGCAATCCCTACATCCACAACGGGTGCACGA ATATCAACGAGTGTACCGACCCTCGATATGCAAATACTACAGCTAATGGTCCTTGCGGCATGTATACCAAATGCAAGGATACAGATGGTGATTTTCTTTGTGAATGCATTCATAACCGCAAAGGAGATGGCAAAAGTGAAAAAGGGTGCTATCATTATAAATTTCCACCATATGCTATGGTGGCCGTAG CAACAATCTTTGCCATCGTCCTAGCATGTTTTGCCGTTATTTTGCTTCAGAAAAGAAATCAGAGGAAACTAGTCAACAAAAATGGTGGTAAAATACTGGCGGCCAATGGCATAACCATCTACACCAAAAGGGAGGTTGATAAGATCACAAAGCGCTACAGCAACCGCCTTGGAGGAGGGAATTTTGGTGATGTCTTCCAGGGTAGCATCGATGGTGCCCCGGCCCAGCTTGTTGCAGTTAAATGCTCCGTGGCAGCCAAGGTGGCACGCCGCTGGCAGAAGATGATCCAATACATGGTGCCGCAGCACGAGCAGCAGCACGAGCAGGAAGAGGATGGATTTGTCAATGAGATAATCTTCCAGTTCAAGATCAGGCACACAAATGTTGTCAAACTCATTGGCTGCTGCTTAGAGACGGACATTCCAATATTGGTCTACGAGTTGGTCTCCAACGGAAGCCTACATGACGCGCTTCATGGTACCGTCAAGCGATGTACTCTTTCACTTCTGAAGCGTCTAGACATTGCCATTGGCTCCGCGGAAGCTCTCACCCACATGCACTCTCATGGGGATCATGTCCATGGCGACATGAAGACAGCCAATATCCTCCTCGACAAAGACCTGAAGCCCAAGGTCTCTGACTTCGGTTCATCTAAGCTCCTGTCAATTGACAGGTACGCTAGGGCTGTGGCTGCAGATAGGAGCTACACAGACCCAGTATATATGAAGACAGACCGCTTCACTGTGAAGAGCGATGTCTACAGCTTTGGAATCGTGCTTCTGGAGCTCATCACAAGGAAAACTGCCAAGTATGATGAGAATAAAAGTCTCCCCTTGGATTTCGTCAAGTGTTTCAAGGATGAGGGTAGCGGAAGGTCAATGTATGATAGAGAAATATTTTCCGGTGATGATGCTCAATCTCATCGTAACATGAAGTGCCTGGACATGGTTGGCTCGCTGGGGGTCCGATGCCTCAAGGAAGACGTGGAGGAGAGGCCAACCATGGCAGAGGTGCTGGAGGAGCTTAAGCAAGTGAAGGTAATAGCCAGTGGAGGCTCATCCTGCTCTGAGGCGTTTTGA